In Yersinia enterocolitica subsp. enterocolitica, one DNA window encodes the following:
- a CDS encoding helix-turn-helix transcriptional regulator: MEDEKSVPQNQSNMIVNSLSETSLISIMEKASIPWAIKDNNSKFVYLNESCLDLFDIQPGFDFEGRLDEEMPCSWSEYSDDFKAHDRKAEQSREGAEIIVTSSFGRERVISPWYFPKFPIYNQNGKVLGTVFFGKKFNFISICDFFNSLKPSVITLTPPVDGFSERELDIIFYAIQKMTAKEIAVKLSLSNRTIENRLRFIYDKVGCHSLKELIEYCHTSGLSHYVPKKVLREGVNFFW, translated from the coding sequence ATGGAAGATGAAAAATCAGTCCCCCAGAATCAATCTAACATGATTGTTAATTCACTCAGTGAAACATCGCTTATTTCCATCATGGAAAAGGCGAGTATTCCTTGGGCGATAAAAGATAATAACTCCAAATTTGTTTACTTAAATGAATCTTGTCTTGATTTGTTTGATATTCAGCCTGGCTTTGATTTTGAAGGGCGCTTAGATGAGGAAATGCCATGCTCATGGTCGGAGTATAGTGATGACTTCAAGGCTCACGATAGAAAGGCGGAACAAAGCAGAGAGGGCGCGGAGATCATTGTCACCTCTTCCTTTGGGCGTGAAAGGGTTATTTCACCCTGGTACTTCCCTAAATTTCCTATTTATAACCAAAATGGGAAGGTGTTAGGCACTGTTTTTTTTGGTAAAAAATTTAACTTTATTTCTATATGTGATTTTTTTAACAGTTTAAAACCCTCCGTTATTACACTCACCCCGCCGGTAGATGGCTTCTCAGAAAGAGAACTTGATATCATATTTTATGCGATTCAAAAAATGACCGCTAAAGAAATAGCGGTAAAATTATCCCTGTCAAATAGAACTATTGAAAATCGGCTTAGATTTATTTATGACAAAGTGGGGTGTCATTCTTTAAAAGAGTTGATTGAATATTGCCATACTTCAGGATTGAGTCACTATGTCCCTAAAAAAGTTCTACGTGAAGGGGTTAATTTCTTCTGGTAA
- the tus gene encoding DNA replication terminus site-binding protein, whose protein sequence is MNKYDLIERLNNRFTALEAGLQALHQQLEDLPLLAARVFSLPEIEKGTEHQPIMHIPVNATVGVAARDLAIQHYQRLFIHHQGQNVSSKAALRLPGVLCFSVTESQLATCQKSIQHINQLKTELEHIITVESGLPSEQRFEFVHTHLHGLITLNTYRTITPLINPSSVRFGWANKHIIKNVTREDVLAQLNKSLNAGRAVPPFSREQWVELISQEINDVQRLPEQARLKIKRPVKVQPIARVWYQEQQKQVQHPCPMPLIAFCQLQSAAELPKLGELTDYDANQIKHKYKPDAKPLQLLVPRLHLYLEI, encoded by the coding sequence ATGAATAAATATGATCTGATAGAGCGGCTAAATAACCGCTTTACCGCGTTGGAAGCCGGATTGCAGGCGCTCCACCAGCAGCTTGAGGATTTACCCCTGCTCGCTGCCCGCGTGTTTTCCTTGCCTGAAATAGAGAAAGGCACGGAACATCAACCCATTATGCATATCCCTGTGAATGCAACCGTGGGAGTAGCGGCTAGAGATTTAGCGATACAGCATTATCAGCGGCTGTTTATTCACCACCAAGGTCAGAATGTTAGCAGCAAAGCAGCCCTCCGCCTCCCGGGAGTCCTTTGTTTTTCGGTGACGGAGAGCCAATTAGCCACTTGCCAAAAGAGTATTCAACACATTAATCAATTAAAAACCGAGCTGGAACATATCATTACCGTTGAGTCTGGTTTGCCGAGTGAGCAACGTTTCGAGTTTGTTCACACCCACCTGCATGGGTTGATCACGCTAAATACCTATCGCACCATTACGCCGTTGATAAACCCCAGTTCGGTTCGCTTTGGTTGGGCTAATAAACATATTATTAAGAATGTTACCCGCGAAGACGTGCTGGCGCAGTTAAATAAAAGCCTAAATGCAGGCCGTGCCGTTCCCCCTTTTAGCCGTGAACAATGGGTGGAATTAATTAGCCAAGAAATTAACGATGTTCAACGGTTGCCGGAACAAGCGCGCTTAAAAATCAAACGTCCGGTAAAAGTACAACCTATTGCACGAGTTTGGTATCAGGAACAGCAGAAACAAGTTCAACACCCCTGCCCTATGCCTTTGATTGCCTTTTGCCAGCTTCAATCGGCAGCCGAATTACCTAAATTAGGCGAATTAACTGATTATGATGCCAATCAGATTAAACATAAATATAAGCCAGATGCCAAACCATTACAGCTGTTGGTACCCAGGTTACATTTATATCTCGAAATATAG